A genomic region of Exiguobacterium oxidotolerans JCM 12280 contains the following coding sequences:
- the trmL gene encoding tRNA (uridine(34)/cytosine(34)/5-carboxymethylaminomethyluridine(34)-2'-O)-methyltransferase TrmL yields MAIHVVMYQPEIPQNTGNISRTCAATHSVLHLIRPLGFSTDDKQLKRAGLDYWEFVDVRYHDSLEELWEKHPEGKFYYITKYGEQYPSQIDLSNVEEDYFFVFGRETKGLPLEVIDQNADRCIRLPQSNLVRSLNVSNTAAIIVYEALRQQGYAGLL; encoded by the coding sequence ATGGCAATTCATGTTGTAATGTATCAACCAGAGATTCCTCAAAATACAGGAAATATCTCAAGAACGTGTGCCGCGACACATTCCGTTCTTCATTTAATCCGTCCACTAGGTTTTTCAACGGATGATAAGCAGTTGAAACGAGCCGGACTCGATTATTGGGAGTTTGTTGATGTAAGATATCATGATTCACTTGAAGAATTATGGGAGAAGCACCCGGAAGGGAAGTTTTATTACATCACGAAGTATGGAGAACAGTATCCAAGTCAAATTGATTTGTCGAATGTCGAGGAAGACTACTTCTTTGTATTCGGTCGAGAAACAAAAGGCTTACCGCTTGAAGTCATCGACCAAAATGCCGATCGTTGTATTCGATTACCGCAGTCAAATTTAGTTCGTTCGCTAAACGTCTCAAATACGGCTGCAATTATCGTGTATGAAGCATTACGGCAGCAAGGGTACGCTGGACTACTTTAA
- a CDS encoding methylated-DNA--[protein]-cysteine S-methyltransferase produces MPYKQMSFSFGELLVAWVEETVVYLDFGLNIDRAMHYLSESSRYEAPLPVHLRQALEAYENHQADAFDRVQCRLDVTDFQRRVLTNLRMIPFGETASYGTLAKMMGSEKAARAVGGALNRNPIALIYPCHRIIGASGKLTGFASGIDHKQALLAHEIGERR; encoded by the coding sequence ATGCCGTATAAACAAATGTCCTTTTCGTTCGGTGAATTGCTGGTCGCCTGGGTGGAAGAGACGGTTGTCTATTTGGATTTTGGTCTGAATATTGATCGTGCGATGCACTATTTGAGTGAGAGTAGCCGCTATGAAGCACCACTCCCGGTTCATCTCAGACAGGCGCTTGAGGCGTATGAGAATCATCAAGCTGACGCGTTTGACCGGGTTCAATGTCGACTCGACGTTACGGATTTTCAGCGGCGTGTTCTTACGAATCTTCGAATGATTCCATTCGGAGAAACAGCGAGTTATGGAACATTAGCTAAAATGATGGGTTCCGAAAAAGCAGCGCGAGCCGTCGGTGGGGCATTGAATCGAAACCCGATCGCGCTGATTTATCCTTGTCATCGAATCATTGGAGCATCCGGAAAGTTGACGGGGTTTGCGAGTGGAATCGATCATAAACAAGCGCTACTTGCGCATGAGATAGGAGAGAGAAGATAA
- a CDS encoding glucose-1-phosphate adenylyltransferase: MAKKNVVAMLLAGGEGKRLGALTKHTAKPAVAFGGKYRIIDFPLSNCTNSGIDTVGVLTQYEPLELNRYLGIGSAWDLDRRNGGLTILPPYQAQNGKNWYEGTANAIYRNMSYINQYDPNYVLVLSGDHIYKMDYEKMIEEHRQGGADVTISVREVPWEEAPRFGILNTDDDLRINEFEEKPENPKSNLASMGIYVFNWDILKRHLIQDAGDAESSFDFGKNIIPNMLFENLNIRAYKFKGYWKDVGTIQSLWEANMDLLEADPEFDLYEPSWKVHSVNPNQQPQYIGNNATIETSIINEGCHIEGEINHSVLFYGVDVAEGALVKDSVIFPNVKIGKDVTIHRAILADGVVVEDGATIGTPGGEVFVIEANSVIKKNEVVKEAIQ, translated from the coding sequence ATGGCTAAAAAGAATGTTGTGGCAATGCTACTTGCTGGTGGAGAAGGAAAACGTCTAGGAGCACTTACGAAACACACTGCAAAACCAGCAGTCGCGTTCGGAGGGAAATATCGAATCATTGATTTCCCATTATCGAACTGTACGAACTCGGGAATCGATACGGTCGGTGTCTTAACGCAATATGAACCACTAGAATTGAACCGTTATCTTGGAATCGGGAGTGCCTGGGACTTAGACCGTCGAAACGGGGGATTAACGATCTTGCCTCCATATCAAGCCCAAAACGGAAAGAACTGGTATGAAGGAACGGCCAACGCGATTTATCGGAACATGAGTTACATCAATCAATACGATCCAAACTATGTCCTCGTCCTATCTGGAGACCATATCTATAAGATGGATTATGAGAAGATGATTGAAGAGCATCGTCAAGGTGGGGCAGATGTAACGATTTCAGTCCGTGAAGTGCCGTGGGAAGAAGCACCCCGTTTTGGAATCTTAAACACAGATGATGATTTACGGATCAATGAGTTTGAAGAAAAACCTGAAAATCCAAAATCGAACTTAGCCTCAATGGGCATATATGTCTTCAACTGGGATATTTTAAAACGTCACCTCATTCAAGACGCCGGGGATGCCGAGTCAAGCTTTGACTTCGGGAAAAACATTATTCCGAATATGTTGTTTGAGAACTTAAATATTCGCGCGTACAAATTTAAAGGATATTGGAAAGATGTTGGGACAATCCAGTCATTATGGGAAGCGAATATGGATTTACTTGAAGCGGACCCAGAGTTCGACTTGTATGAACCATCGTGGAAAGTACATTCCGTTAACCCGAATCAACAACCACAGTACATCGGAAACAATGCGACGATTGAAACGTCAATCATCAATGAAGGCTGTCACATTGAAGGTGAAATCAACCATTCCGTTCTCTTCTACGGCGTTGATGTCGCGGAAGGTGCACTCGTGAAAGACTCGGTCATTTTCCCGAACGTCAAAATCGGAAAAGATGTCACGATTCATCGTGCGATTTTAGCGGACGGCGTCGTCGTCGAAGATGGCGCAACAATCGGTACACCGGGTGGCGAAGTGTTCGTCATCGAGGCAAATAGTGTCATCAAGAAAAATGAAGTCGTAAAAGAAGCGATTCAATAA
- a CDS encoding DUF5366 family protein gives MRTNVYLLSYAPLISILLFSTSLAIATSELALSWLKDVGVYNELLQILSARDTKLLVWLGFLIVYFMIFSTLKLISDTINQLGFAFFIKEQIGTTLSMLRPGSILLLVGGCISFAFMTSFPLVCLVLASSFLIYFFFYTFQISKMTTAAGAIGLIVFLFLAWGILLAGLAWVGLTLFNSLGEAILFPK, from the coding sequence ATGCGGACGAATGTCTATCTGTTAAGTTATGCGCCGTTGATTAGCATCCTGTTGTTCAGTACGTCGCTTGCGATTGCGACATCGGAGTTAGCACTCTCCTGGCTAAAGGATGTCGGTGTATACAATGAATTGTTACAAATTTTGAGCGCACGTGACACTAAATTATTAGTTTGGCTTGGTTTTTTGATCGTCTATTTTATGATTTTCAGTACGCTCAAACTGATTTCAGACACAATCAATCAGTTAGGGTTTGCCTTTTTCATCAAGGAACAGATCGGGACGACACTGAGTATGCTTCGACCAGGTAGCATTTTATTACTCGTTGGTGGATGCATCAGCTTTGCTTTCATGACATCGTTTCCACTCGTCTGCCTCGTATTAGCAAGTTCCTTCCTGATTTATTTTTTCTTTTATACCTTTCAAATTAGCAAGATGACGACTGCGGCCGGAGCGATTGGCTTGATTGTCTTTTTGTTTCTTGCATGGGGCATCTTACTGGCTGGCTTAGCCTGGGTCGGATTGACTTTGTTCAATTCGTTAGGTGAAGCGATTTTATTCCCGAAGTGA
- a CDS encoding transglycosylase domain-containing protein, with translation MRITTGYLLLIGLTIGLLLTLFSVRDQLETSRKLFHWADVQTTRQPLTSYRPITVTYGKEKVKLYDGLRRDDLTANALPKKVEQTFIAIEDQRFYQHGGYDITGILRAFTENQSTDQKGQGGSTITQQLARMTYLSNEKTYTRKIKEILIAISLEQKYSKKELLTAYVNQAYFANNIYGIELASSAYLGKKANDLTWAEVSYLAAIPNNPTLYDPLRSPQNTEKRQQRILKILANTDTISKTIKTKEMALSFNKPVIPFPDYIDASVKEAIRQTATIKKLDYEAAQQYLHQHGATIVTYLDSAEQTRAKQSIVGLPKEIEGAYVGIDGRTRGVTALVGHKTDLPGQFNRATQSFRQPGSTLKPLLVYGPYLEKTKATLSSPLDGRPVCFDGYCPENSGNRILGEVTLADAIAYSYNTPALRAFSVSFAEGLKAIRPFKFSQWSKQDNAYTSALGGLKYGVSPYELTSAYTTLANDGLYSPASMVRSITLSKGEGTLYRHTVQNDRIWSSRTNQVLRKGLTNVMTYGTGRLGYDARPAYIGGKTGTTNDNKDMWFVGIKDQHIGGIWLGADIPRPFPVEANSTLQVRTWANILR, from the coding sequence ATGAGAATTACGACTGGCTACCTTTTATTAATTGGACTTACTATCGGTTTACTTTTGACGTTGTTTTCCGTTCGCGACCAACTCGAGACGTCCCGAAAACTTTTTCATTGGGCAGATGTACAGACGACCCGTCAACCATTGACGTCATACAGACCGATTACTGTCACATACGGCAAAGAAAAGGTGAAGTTGTACGATGGACTTCGCCGCGATGATTTAACAGCAAATGCGTTACCTAAAAAAGTCGAGCAAACCTTCATCGCTATCGAAGATCAACGTTTCTATCAGCATGGTGGTTATGATATTACAGGAATTCTTCGCGCATTCACTGAAAATCAATCGACTGACCAAAAAGGGCAAGGTGGCAGTACGATTACACAACAATTGGCTCGAATGACGTATCTTTCAAACGAAAAAACATATACTAGAAAAATAAAAGAAATTTTAATCGCCATTTCATTGGAGCAAAAATACTCCAAAAAAGAACTCTTAACGGCATATGTCAATCAAGCCTATTTCGCAAATAATATTTATGGAATCGAACTGGCATCATCCGCGTACCTCGGAAAAAAGGCGAACGATTTGACGTGGGCAGAAGTGAGTTATCTAGCAGCGATTCCGAACAACCCCACTCTATACGATCCGTTACGTTCACCTCAAAATACAGAAAAACGTCAACAGCGGATTTTAAAGATTTTAGCGAATACAGACACGATATCAAAAACGATCAAAACAAAAGAGATGGCATTATCCTTCAATAAGCCGGTCATCCCATTCCCTGACTATATTGATGCAAGTGTCAAAGAAGCAATCCGTCAAACGGCCACCATCAAAAAATTAGATTACGAGGCCGCACAACAATATCTGCATCAACATGGCGCGACGATTGTGACTTATTTGGATTCAGCGGAGCAAACACGAGCCAAACAATCCATCGTGGGACTACCTAAGGAAATCGAAGGTGCTTATGTCGGAATTGATGGACGAACACGTGGTGTGACAGCACTTGTCGGCCATAAAACTGACTTACCTGGCCAATTCAATCGGGCAACACAATCCTTTCGTCAACCAGGATCCACATTAAAACCATTACTCGTCTATGGACCATATCTCGAGAAAACAAAAGCCACGTTAAGTAGTCCTCTTGACGGTCGTCCTGTTTGCTTTGACGGCTATTGTCCTGAAAATAGCGGGAACCGGATTCTTGGTGAAGTCACACTTGCCGATGCCATTGCCTATTCCTATAACACGCCAGCCCTTCGTGCGTTTTCTGTCTCCTTCGCTGAAGGACTAAAAGCGATTCGTCCGTTTAAATTCAGCCAATGGTCGAAGCAAGACAATGCCTACACGAGTGCGTTAGGTGGATTAAAATATGGTGTTAGTCCTTATGAGTTAACGAGTGCCTACACAACGCTTGCTAATGACGGCTTGTATAGTCCAGCGTCCATGGTTCGAAGCATCACCTTATCAAAAGGCGAAGGGACGCTGTATCGGCATACTGTTCAAAATGATCGCATTTGGTCGAGTCGCACAAACCAGGTGTTACGCAAAGGATTGACGAATGTCATGACATACGGAACAGGGCGTCTTGGTTATGATGCACGCCCCGCTTACATCGGTGGAAAAACAGGGACGACGAATGACAATAAAGATATGTGGTTCGTTGGAATCAAAGATCAACACATAGGAGGGATTTGGTTAGGCGCAGACATACCACGTCCTTTCCCCGTCGAGGCCAACTCAACGCTTCAAGTAAGGACGTGGGCTAACATTCTACGCTGA